From a single Lolium rigidum isolate FL_2022 chromosome 7, APGP_CSIRO_Lrig_0.1, whole genome shotgun sequence genomic region:
- the LOC124672337 gene encoding AAA-ATPase At3g28610-like yields MGRSSKSKKLMAGVLDHLQRPSTWYYLTPVAVACAPVLKTYFNQNLRRPMRQLLPFLDPFVTIDILAKPEQNSNPYMVARVKSSDAYAEVLAYLSAVCSLEARELRAEGAAEGHGLVLSLREGQEVADEFKGVTMWWSAVAEGVTVQGSPGRCCRLTFHERHRRLVVEEYLPYVRRTGQEVTFGNRPRRLYSNNKDVSYISSREEVWRYIDFHHPTTFDTLAMDPAKKKKIMDDLDNFRNNKDYYRRIGKAWKRGYLLYGPPGTGKSTMIAAMANYLNYDIYDIELTTLQTNSDLRKLFIETTGKSIIVIEDIDCSLDLTGSRLATKLPQAQGNAGAQQSYRSANANILTLSGLLNFIDGLWSAHSGERIIVFTTNYIDDLDPALIRRGRMDMHIEMSYCEFGAFKTLAKNYLGVDDHRLFDTIEELLKEVEITPADVAECLMASNRTDRDADACLERLIDELNANKKDQAEAESAVTPNGSEAMGHGQRSN; encoded by the exons ATGGGTCGATCCAGCAAAAGCAAGAAGCTGATGGCCGGAGTGCTGGACCACCTCCAACGTCCGTCGACGTGGTATTACCTGACACCGGTGGCCGTGGCGTGCGCACCGGTGCTCAAGACCTACTTTAACCAGAACCTCCGGCGACCCATGCGGCAGCTCCTCCCGTTCCTCGACCCGTTCGTCACCATCGACATCCTCGCGAAGCCAGAGCAGAACTCGAACCCCTACATGGTGGCCAGGGTGAAGTCGAGCGACGCCTACGCGGAGGTGCTGGCGTACCTGAGCGCGGTGTGCTCGTTGGAGGCGCGAGAGCTCCGTGCCGAGGGCGCCGCCGAGGGCCACGGTTTGGTGCTGAGCCTCCGCGAGGGGCAGGAGGTGGCGGACGAGTTCAAGGGCGTCACCAtgtggtggtcggcggtggcggAAGGAGTAACGGTACAGGGATcgccggggaggtgctgccgcctGACGTTCCACGAGCGGCACCGGAGGCTCGTCGTCGAAGAGTACCTGCCGTACGTACGCCGCACCGGACAAGAGGTGACGTTCGGAAATCGTCCCCGCAGGCTCTACTCCAACAATAAGGACGTCAGCTACAT TTCCAGCAGGGAAGAGGTGTGGAGGTACATCGACTTCCATCACCCAACCACCTTCGACACCCTCGCCATGGACCcagccaagaagaagaagatcatggATGATCTCGACAACTTCCGAAACAACAAGGACTACTACCGTCGTATCGGCAAGGCGTGGAAGCGTGGCTACCTTCTGTACGGCCCGCCAGGCACCGGCAAATCGACCATGATAGCTGCCATGGCCAACTACCTCAACTACGACATCTACGACATTGAGCTGACCACCCTGCAGACCAACAGCGACCTCCGCAAGCTCTTCATTGAGACCACGGGGAAGTCCATCATCGTCATCGAGGACATCGACTGCTCCCTCGATTTGACTGGCAGCCGCCTAGCCACAAAGCTACCGCAGGCTCAAGGCAACGCGGGCGCCCAACAAAGCTACCGCAGTGCCAATGCCAACATACTGACGCTGTCCGGCCTGCTCAACTTTATCGATGGGCTGTGGTCGGCACACAGCGGCGAGCGGATCATTGTGTTCACGACCAACTACATCGACGACCTCGACCCGGCGCTGATCCGGCGCGGACGGATGGACATGCACATCGAGATGTCCTACTGCGAGTTTGGGGCGTTCAAGACCCTGGCCAAGAACTACCTTGGAGTGGACGATCACCGGCTGTTCGACACCATCGAGGAGCTGCTGAAGGAGGTGGAGATTACGCCGGCGGATGTTGCCGAGTGTCTTATGGCATCGAACCGCACAGATCGTGACGCGGATGCTTGCCTCGAGCGTCTGATCGATGAGCTTAACGCGAACAAGAAGGATCAAGCCGAGGCAGAGTCGGCTGTTACGCCAAATGGCAGCGAGGCCATGGGCCACGGCCAACGGAGCAACTAA